Proteins encoded together in one Dermacentor variabilis isolate Ectoservices chromosome 2, ASM5094787v1, whole genome shotgun sequence window:
- the rod gene encoding kinetochore component rough deal, producing TQFTICADTPGVAVNPTVKGVVTQKHLAVAIDDVVKVFKHGSFLFSTRFNAAVDAVALCSDVLDGLLIVAERSANLHIFTVESAQSIVKVPVPSTENDDTTALFRSVDVKKNSDSYTVCVLTGHHVITATISDAVIAQLASADQPHLSPLQIRIVDVNQHASRNDFMLSLVSMASACVLGDDLLVTGGQGAVCCIPMDSNSSAYGILNNIAGERVRKMVVVDSLCTLLTLTEGSRLVTICLKTFLIKDIWSEKTVTDFVFCEEAAAKTERGPEQECRIAVLTAISETSTRRLEIYRFPDFSMQYALEVNETCHMMAFCDSLENFWIVEGFTDNEEALTGLRVRTISEALPENHLMKLINKNKFSEAEEFAKLFNLSVEEVHWHHLLYILKSLSTRLTDASMDEEDELKLVHEVFNLVKVLPDVLQVARCCIETPFASPAVASKLFLFLQGHVSSAEGCDIEERDSVSAQIMLLLNRATTFRFLCDSDFKSDWFAFSQADLIQEICVLFRDDHMPAGFFIWERHQDEFLRGLSCDVVEHLLDAIPITVELSSLLQWLKGSFLPLIVDSLPESLEYICQWIVDRVLQMEFRNKSLWPSGALRLVKVVLDHFQLTCTIADCFPLKTWLIVYGVPKRIRDKTSALCKLYHLSLDLQNLEVLWSKYKCCLTLQELQNTDKQEVAFAILDEAITKQEVASLVQGFLIQFVETNGLDISNVLQSYVDKVLCYKGVSLMHDELLEDKMVALAALIDHPHCWLVAVKKILSHAHVPWSESIQGLADHGSSLRGSAAREIDYERDRMQAKMILLSYDVNLFRSMGLSTTSTLVKCILLSEKQEALQDALTVAKNLGDMSELDVFLLYLQMAYVKADINRFAEVLQSVPQELFLKVAPRLSSFAELLLKRHNTYSEAKVADLMECWQYLLSVLQQTSSASDIGYGTLHRQVCQGMVLRRDFGITVSAAELCCESDKHEVLKQGFQKVLLSEPAQDQDACKIISRKALYLAGVLKLDLQSAIEVMLTLVLELKRDDMVDSLCTCLLELHYIRESVLVILPLIFCQCEDVLHIATNVHKIASRIGLASTVNNVKKCTNVALWADILMQASVLLGSVDHSSTVSACVCSTKEQNFLHSRHGYALDKKQMLMHLAALGKSVWNFLDKKHPGLLEEVKLHLQATCQYLSQRSQDELCLSVVATVFQMFLDIPQQHSVHKALQEVTEHQISKNTISIMTRASARKHADMPFLKGLLCNLQPRKALAMLKKLLGQCNSNFRLLKTVATVGFELCSDSAQKAAFRAVVKGAYWCQKLGKADISFADAMTNQNPAILQSVLEQMEKSSLIDVDDLISYCSSFNINIEVSLSRRLEFLLCTQAEDPCIKRRSLPQILAEASRVLEKMPKVSVQKVLMKSLTKVNPYRYEVLRFGYDYIRAIEEGPDSSVQREIDILHFLESYERYSPPSEHEMDVWCEEYPVAEISSLMQSRLPFRHLLKPSLWHFITNELHPETADAWLNVADTLRLNEDDIRFIAVDNAIRMWSAQQHNGNILDSAFISSVKRLIVQMNKKEKAVACLMNLLDNLPKGPTATSVAKVCATLPDAFFASGEAKSKVSDAKMKFRRKYIKHRNEQLLKQHNFNSSSYLALCGKTADLVAALLEDTRWHLVFSDTSELYSCISQIAATDGVVSVDFSGLLEKSIKRWLGFQAPEYTGDESTLEPYLEASHVGSARRSAGFITIVHLMQHIPEQMKEVLSCIASVSDGFIGLRPRVVAMMCMLAGLGISHPTLLDLPPKSCVSSLEELRALAYKARLQQLGVPLPSLDLDADGASEIVNAVLHLHNHNAVALELVGNLCIEYHVQAAPTWEAFLSAATSAGATDVLCRVLPTLGGHPLLWSKPAFICAWQYALQSAPASLFSASSGLLHLFLRCPSVQSLPPLLHEDDVYCDQEGIMFYFVYMLVRESGSVQYSARKLLKQFSSKLLKLLKACKDQVNILKLPNTNRVFQEML from the coding sequence ACACAGTTTACAATTTGTGCGGACACTCCTGGCGTGGCAGTGAACCCAACTGTGAAGGGCGTTGTTACGCAGAAACATCTTGCGGTTGCGATAGACGATGTTGTCAAAGTATTCAAGCATGGTAGCTTCCTCTTCTCTACGCGTTTCAATGCTGCCGTCGATGCCGTTGCTTTGTGCAGCGACGTACTGGATGGACTTCTCATTGTTGCGGAAAGAAGTGCCAACCTTCACATATTCACCGTCGAGTCTGCCCAGTCCATCGTCAAGGTACCTGTTCCTAGCACAGAAAATGATGATACCACTGCGCTCTTCCGTTCCGTGGACGTGAAGAAGAACAGTGACAGCTACACCGTGTGCGTGCTAACGGGACACCATGTCATAACAGCCACAATCAGCGACGCCGTGATCGCGCAGCTCGCATCGGCGGACCAGCCACACTTGTCGCCGCTCCAAATCCGCATAGTCGACGTTAATCAACACGCGAGTCGAAATGACTTTATGCTTTCTTTGGTATCAATGGCTAGCGCCTGTGTGTTGGGTGACGATTTGCTGGTCACTGGTGGACAAGGAGCTGTTTGCTGCATTCCCATGGACTCCAACAGTTCGGCTTATGGCATCCTTAATAACATTGCTGGCGAACGGGTTCGTAAAATGGTTGTAGTAGACAGCCTCTGCACTCTGCTTACTCTCACTGAAGGCAGCCGTCTCGTCACCATCTGCTTGAAGACTTTCCTTATCAAGGACATTTGGTCGGAAAAAACCGTtacggactttgttttctgcgaaGAAGCCGCCGCAAAAACCGAGCGTGGACCTGAACAAGAATGCAGAATAGCGGTGCTCACAGCTATTTCTGAAACTTCAACCAGAAGACTGGAGATCTACAGGTTCCCTGACTTTTCCATGCAATATGCATTGGAAGTTAACGAGACCTGCCACATGATGGCATTTTGCGACTCTTTAGAAAATTTCTGGATAGTTGAAGGCTTTACTGATAATGAAGAAGCTTTAACTGGACTCAGAGTTCGGACAATCAGTGAGGCACTCCCAGAAAATCATTTGATGAAATTGATCAACAAAAACAAGTTTTCAGAGGCTGAAGAATTTGCAAAGCTGTTCAACCTCTCTGTTGAAGAAGTTCACTGGCACCACCTTCTGTACATTCTCAAGAGCCTTAGTACTAGGCTGACAGATGCATCGATGGATGAAGAGGATGAACTTAAGCTGGTCCATGAAGTTTTTAACTTGGTGAAGGTGCTTCCAGATGTCCTACAGGTAGCTAGGTGCTGCATTGAGACACCTTTTGCCTCACCTGCTGTTGCATCTAAGCTGTTCCTTTTCTTGCAAGGACATGTATCGTCTGCAGAAGGTTGTGACATTGAAGAACGTGATAGCGTATCTGCTCAGATTATGTTGCTACTGAACAGAGCTACCACATTCAGATTTTTGTGTGACAGTGACTTTAAAAGTGACTGGTTTGCATTTTCACAAGCTGACCTCATCCAGGAGATTTGTGTCCTTTTCAGAGATGATCACATGCCTGCAGGATTTTTCATTTGGGAGCGTCATCAGGATGAGTTCTTGCGAGGCTTGAGCTGTGATGTTGTAGAGCATCTTTTAGATGCCATTCCAATAACCGTGGAGCTCTCATCCCTTTTACAGTGGCTTAAAGGCAGCTTTCTGCCTCTAATAGTTGATTCGTTGCCTGAGAGCCTTGAATACATTTGCCAATGGATTGTAGATAGAGTTCTGCAGATGGAATTCCGCAATAAGTCACTCTGGCCTTCTGGAGCCCTGAGACTTGTGAAGGTCGTCTTGGATCATTTCCAATTGACCTGTACAATTGCAGACTGTTTTCCATTGAAAACTTGGCTGATCGTGTATGGTGTGCCGAAAAGAATAAGGGACAAGACAAGTGCACTGTGCAAGCTGTACCATCTCTCCTTGGATCTCCAGAACCTTGAAGTTCTGTGGAGCAAATACAAGTGCTGTCTCACCCTGCAAGAGCTGCAAAACACTGACAAGCAGGAAGTGGCATTTGCAATCCTCGATGAAGCCATTACAAAGCAGGAAGTTGCATCACTCGTGCAAGGATTTCTAATACAATTTGTTGAAACCAATGGGTTGGACATTTCAAATGTGCTGCAGTCCTATGTTGACAAAGTGCTTTGCTACAAAGGTGTCAGTTTGATGCATGATGAGCTTCTGGAAGACAAGATGGTTGCCTTAGCAGCACTTATTGATCACCCTCATTGTTGGCTTGTGGCTGTGAAGAAGATCCTCAGCCATGCACATGTGCCGTGGAGTGAAAGCATTCAAGGGCTTGCAGATCATGGTTCCTCGCTGAGAGGCTCAGCTGCCAGAGAGATTGACTACGAGAGGGATCGAATGCAGGCTAAAATGATTCTGTTGAGCTATGATGTCAACTTGTTTCGGTCAATGGGACTCAGCACTACTAGTACGCTGGTAAAATGCATTTTGCTTTCTGAAAagcaagaagcattgcaggatgctCTCACTGTTGCCAAGAACTTAGGCGACATGTCAGAACTTGATGTCTTTTTGCTTTACCTGCAAATGGCTTATGTGAAAGCCGACATTAATAGATTTGCTGAGGTTTTGCAGAGTGTCCCACAGGAGCTATTCCTTAAAGTTGCTCCCAGACTGTCGTCATTTGCAGAGCTCCTCCTGAAACGTCACAATACATACTCGGAGGCGAAAGTTGCTGATCTGATGGAATGCTGGCAATACTTACTGAGCGTCTtgcagcagacttcaagtgctagTGACATTGGTTATGGTACACTGCACCGTCAGGTGTGCCAGGGAATGGTGCTGAGAAGGGACTTTGGCATCACTGTTTCTGCGGCTGAGCTCTGTTGTGAAAGTGACAAGCATGAAGTCTTAAAGCAAGGCTTCCAGAAAGTCTTGCTGAGTGAACCCGCACAAGATCAAGATGCATGTAAGATTATCTCTAGAAAGGCACTTTACCTTGCTGGAGTCTTGAAGCTTGATTTGCAGTCTGCCATAGAAGTAATGCTCACTTTGGTGCTTGAGCTTAAACGAGATGACATGGTGGACTCATTGTGCACTTGCCTGCTGGAGCTTCACTACATCCGAGAGTCTGTTCTTGTTATCTTGCCCCTGATATTTTGTCAGTGTGAAGATGTGTTGCACATAGCTACTAACGTACACAAGATCGCTTCTCGTATAGGACTGGCATCCACAGTTAACAATGTCAAGAAGTGTACAAATGTTGCTCTTTGGGCCGACATTTTAATGCAAGCATCAGTTCTACTCGGCAGTGTTGACCATTCTTCGACTGTTTCTGCATGTGTATGCTCGACCAAGGAACAGAATTTTCTGCACAGTAGGCATGGGTATGCACTAGACAAGAAGCAAATGCTGATGCACCTAGCTGCTCTTGGAAAATCTGTGTGGAACTTTCTAGACAAGAAGCACCCAGGACTTCTTGAAGAAGTGAAGCTCCACTTGCAAGCAACCTGCCAGTACCTTAGCCAGAGATCTCAAGATGAGCTTTGCCTGTCTGTGGTTGCAACAGTTTTCCAGATGTTTCTTGACATCCCACAGCAACACTCAGTGCACAAAGCACTTCAAGAAGTGACTGAGCACCAGATCAGCAAAAATACAATTTCAATCATGACCCGGGCTTCAGCTAGAAAGCATGCCGACATGCCTTTCTTGAAGGGCTTGCTGTGCAACCTGCAACCTCGAAAGGCACTTGCAATGTTGAAAAAGCTTCTTGGTCAGTGCAACAGCAACTTCAGATTGCTCAAAACTGTTGCTACTGTCGGCTTTGAACTATGCAGTGACTCAGCCCAGAAAGCTGCATTTCGAGCTGTCGTGAAAGGTGCCTACTGGTGCCAGAAGTTGGGTAAAGCTGACATTTCTTTTGCAGATGCGATGACAAACCAAAACCCTGCTATCTTACAGTCTGTTCTTGAGCAAATGGAGAAGTCTTCGTTGATTGATGTTGATGACCTCATTAGTTACTGCAGTTCCTTTAACATAAACATAGAGGTGTCCCTTTCTCGAAGACTTGAGTTCCTTCTGTGTACTCAAGCAGAAGACCCCTGTATTAAGAGGCGGAGCCTGCCACAAATACTAGCAGAGGCTTCTCGTGTGCTTGAGAAAATGCCGAAGGTGTCGGTGCAAAAGGTACTCATGAAGAGTCTAACCAAGGTAAACCCATACCGTTACGAAGTTTTGCGATTTGGCTATGACTACATAAGAGCCATTGAAGAAGGACCAGACAGCAGTGTTCAGAGGGAAATTGATATACTGCACTTCCTTGAGTCGTATGAAAGGTACAGCCCTCCTTCAGAACACGAAATGGACGTGTGGTGTGAAGAATATCCGGTGGCTGAGATTTCGTCTCTGATGCAGTCAAGACTACCATTTCGCCATTTGCTTAAGCCATCATTGTGGCATTTCATTACCAATGAGTTGCACCCTGAAACTGCAGATGCATGGCTGAATGTTGCAGACACACTTAGGCTGAACGAAGATGACATCCGGTTCATTGCCGTAGATAATGCCATTCGGATGTGGAGTGCACAACAGCATAATGGGAACATACTAGATTCAGCATTTATTTCAAGTGTCAAGAGACTGATAGTGCAGATGAACAAGAAGGAAAAGGCTGTTGCATGCCTGATGAATCTTCTAGACAACTTGCCAAAAGGCCCAACAGCCACGAGTGTAGCTAAGGTGTGTGCTACATTGCCCGATGCATTTTTTGCATCTGGCGAGGCAAAATCTAAAGTGAGTGATGCAAAGATGAAATTTAGAAGGAAGTACATAAAGCACCGAAATGAACAACTACTCAAGCAGCACAATTTTAACTCTTCTTCGTACTTGGCACTCTGTGGCAAAACAGCAGACCTTGTAGCTGCATTGCTGGAGGATACAAGGTGGCACCTTGTTTTTTCTGATACCTCAGAACTTTACAGCTGCATAAGCCAGATTGCTGCAACTGATGGTGTTGTCTCGGtagacttttctggtctccttgaGAAATCTATAAAGCGTTGGCTAGGGTTCCAAGCCCCTGAATACACTGGCGATGAAAGTACCTTGGAACCTTATTTAGAGGCAAGTCATGTGGGCAGTGCAAGGAGATCTGCAGGTTTCATCACCATTGTTCATCTGATGCAGCATATTCCAGAGCAGATGAAGGAAGTGCTTTCTTGCATTGCATCAGTGAGTGACGGCTTCATTGGGCTGAGACCACGTGTCGTCGCCATGATGTGCATGCTAGCTGGTTTGGGAATCTCACATCCCACTCTTCTCGATCTGCCGCCGAAGAGCTGTGTATCCAGCCTGGAGGAATTGAGAGCTTTGGCTTACAAAGCCAGATTACAACAGCTTGGTGTACCACTCCCGTCTTTAGATCTTGATGCAGATGGTGCCTCTGAAATTGTCAATGCAGTCCTTCATTTACACAACCACAACGCTGTGGCACTAGAGTTGGTGGGCAACCTCTGCATCGAGTATCATGTGCAGGCTGCACCAACTTGGGAAGCATTTCTGTCAGCTGCCACTAGTGCTGGCGCAACTGATGTCCTTTGCCGTGTTTTGCCCACACTGGGTGGCCACCCGCTATTATGGTCCAAACCAGCATTCATTTGTGCATGGCAGTATGCCCTTCAGAGTGCACCAGCCTCACTGTTTAGTGCATCAAGTGGACTTCTGCACTTGTTTCTTCGCTGCCCATCTGTCCAAAGTCTTCCACCCTTGCTTCACGAAGATGATGTTTACTGTGATCAAGAGGGAATCATGTTCTACTTTGTGTACATGTTGGTGAGAGAGTCAGGAAGTGTTCAGTACAGTGCAAGAAAATTGTTAAAGCAGTTTTCTTCAAAGTTACTGAAGTTGCTAAAAGCTTGTAAAGATCAGGTGAACATTCTAAAACTTCCAAACACAAATAGAGTTTTTCAGGAGATGCTTTAG